The genomic segment TGCATTGAAAAAGTATcattttagcaaaaaaaaaaaaaacaagttttcatgattacatcgcaaaagcatcgaaacatcatcgatttgcatcgaaacaccaaaatcaagtttcatgcaagagcatcgaaacaccattgattttgcattgaaaaagcatcgttttagtaaaaaaataaataaatcaagttttcatgattgcatcgcaagagcatcgaaacaataTTTACAAGGGGGAACAGGACATATCAGCATGATGAGGACGGTCCGTAAGAAAACAGAGTGGTTCCCTACCACTGGAGATTAAATACTAGGATCGATACTGTGATTAGACTACTTCTCGGGCTAGCCATGGGCAACAGCTGATCTACGACCAAGGGTCGGATGTCTACGAAGGAGAATGGTCCTTGATGGATGTTTAAGAATGACAGGTGCGGCCTATGTCAAGCACCACTTCGACAGTCGAGGGAACATCTCGCATTCAGTATGTATTCGAAAGGACCAATTGAAGGCTCCGGAGGTGGAAGGTAGGGTGTTCAAGTTCTAAGTGGCAACCTAATCGGCTTTTTCACTTTATTTAATGGACTGAAGGACTTGTCCTTCTCTTGCCCAacaatgttttttcgatgcaaaatcgatggtgtttcgatgtttttgtgatgcaatcatgaaattTTGATTTTTGGCTAAAACGATAtattttcgatgcaaaatcgataatgttcttgcaatacaatcatgaaacttgattttggccaaaacaaaattttttcgatgcaatcatgaaaatttgaatttttgcTAAAACAATATTTTTTCGATACAAAATCGATAGTGTTTCGATACTTTTgcaatgcaatcataaattttttttttttttttgccaaaacgatgattttttttatacaaaatcaatgctatttcgatgcaaaatcgatgatgttttGATACTTTTacgatgcaatcataaaaacttgatttttgactAAAACAATGCTATTCCAATGCAAAATCAGTGTAATTTTGATTCACTGCACTAAAATTTGACAAAATGTACGTttcaaatgatatttttttaatttttgtatttttttcgagatctacaatatTAAAATAAGAGTGAGTGTGAGAGAATAAAAAACGTTAGAGAGAGTTAAGAGAGAGGGAGTGTTTGAATGCCTGaagtatttttgtctaaaatatAATAAGAAgcacattaataataaaaatctTTATGTTGACATATTAAAAAATTCACTAATTATAATGAAATGCCCAATGcagatgtttattattattatattattattattattcaaaataagagcTTTTTCCCCTATCTCACAACCAAACAAGTGTAATAAACATTTTCACAAGCTTTCCCTCTTAAGCATTATACTCATTCACGCTCTTATCACTAATCTCTATTTTTAACCCACCAATTCACCACATGAGGAGGCGCGCACCCTGAAGGGCAAATTGTATTATTGAACCTCCTGTTTGAATGTGCTTCAAGTGTCGTAGAATAAAGAGCAGAAATCAGATATGGACTACATCTGAGGCAGAGAATGAAAATTCATTCGTTTTTAGATTTGGTTTTATGAGATATACATACAGATCATGAATTTCTTTAGCCAGTGACAGTTAAAATATTTGCCAGTTACATATTAGCTGTTGATTCTTTGATCTCTTCCAATGTAATGGCCTGCATTGCGAGGGAAAATATCGGATTCAGATTGCAGCAATGCAAATAATTTATAATTGATACTAAACGTAAATAACTCCATTTTGTTTAACTTAAAAGTCTCAAAGGTGGACTCGCCCGCCTAACCCTAATATTTTGAGCAATAAGAAATTGTAGCAATTGCAATGTAGGTATAGGAACTTCAGAAACCACAAGCATGACAGTCTGAGATACCTCAATGCCTTGTTTTTCCAACTCTATTTTTCTCAAGATCTCATATCAAATATTTAAGAATATGGTTTTGTGATGCTTGTTCTATGTTTAATGAACGTAAATAATGGATTAATGGTCAACATGAGTAAAGTACCTGTTCCTGCCCGGCAAAGTCATTGTCGGAAGTGAGAAATAGCATGCAATGGCATTCCTTCCTATcaagtgtccaaataaatccaaATTATCATTTGTTTTTGCTCAAAAGAGCTACTAGGAAATGGATATATTTACATGCTGAAATGTGTGATTCAAGCATACTGATTTCATTTTATAATAACAAAAACATATTTACCTCTCTCTCATAGGAACACAAGGACAGTTCCAAAAACCTTGTCCCACCTCAGCAGCTTTGTCATCATAATGCCTGAAAAATTATTGCAATTAGACATTAAGAACGATCCAATAACACAAGAAACATATTAATTCAGAAACTGGGTAGAAGTTATACTGGATCTGGAAGTACTGAAGTGTGAAGACAAATTTAAATGCAAATTTTATACAGAGAACACTTATTCGTACCGACAAGGGCAAAGAGGTGCACCCAATTGATCTTTATGATCTGCCAATCCCTGTTGCGATTCAAATGTTTTAGCATTAGCATAAGGAAAATTATGTGcaagttaaaaaaaaactaaaaagttCATATGACAAAGCACCAATCATATTAGAAATCACTTGCTGAATGTAAAAATCTTAAAACAAAAAACGACATACAGCATTCTCATATAATAAAACTAACAGACATACTCTTATCTCCGTTAATACTCTTAGTCTTTAACTATAAGTCTGTTGTGCCCTACTATCAGTACAGCAAATTGTGCCTAAGTTTTCAGCCCTTCAAGTATCCATATGATGCACTTATAGCTCCTTAACATATAAATGCCAGTTCGGCACTACTATTAATAATGTCTCGTATttgtaacaaaaaaaattaagaacCCACATAACATACTTGATCACACTAACTGCTATCTTTATTACGGAAgcctttaaaaaaaatgaataaatctGTAGATAGGACAATATACCTTGATAACAACAGAAGTGACTCCTTTATCAACACAGAAGTATGTTCCAGACCTCCGAGCATATTGCTCTGAGAACTTCCTCATTAGCTCAACAGACTTCTCTGATGGTTCCACTGCATGAATGAACGATCTATTAAAACTAGAAACACTCTTCAAGTTACATCTTTAaagctagaaaaaaaaaatcttaaaattaACAGTTTCCAAAAAACAAAATTCCATCAACCATATAAGAATAGTTTCGTCTTGTTCACACATAAAGGGTTCTTAATTTGTCCGTTATTCAATCTTTAACCATCAATTTCGAATCCCAGATTTATTTCTTCCTATTTACCAGTCATGGCCTTCGTTAACATACATAAACACAACTCATGAGAAACTTATCCACACCTAAATCCAGTCAAACAAAAAGTAAAAGCGTAATATAAATTACAGGGTTGCATGATTCTGAAACTCAAAATTAGCGCACAAAAAAGTAACAGCTGAATCAATTAATTATCTTTCTATTcaggaaaaaaaatacaataataaagtcgacaaacaattaaataaaaataggaaCATATTGAAGGAATTGGTAAACCTTTGGCTCGAATTACAAAGCTATGACGAGAACGAGCGGTACGGACAGGAAAGGAGGGAATGCCAACGGTGAAGGAGGAAGAAGCTTGGACAGTCATGGCTACCGATTTACCTTCAACTGCAACAACCGAAACTATCTTTGTATCAATGTGAGTCGGAATTCTAGCACAAAGTAAAACCCAATAGCAAGCGcacaaacaaaaaacaaaaaataacgtAACCAAGATTTGAAACCATTGAACagccattataaaaaaaaaaattgaaataaaatattttcaacaaaTAAGAACCCAATTAATGATCAAACCCACTGCGAAAGTAACATAGTAACACTCAAGCAAAAGAAGAGAGTGAAGTCTAAGAGAATTTACCAGTCGGTCGACTACTGAGAATGGGAGTGATGATTGTTCGTAGAGAAAATACTGAAACCCTAAATTAAGTTTAGGGCCAAATTGGTTAAATTTATGTACTTGGTTGTGAGGTTGTGTTGTAAACGGAGGCAAATTATATCTTCTTCTATGTTGTAGGTGTGGTGTGCCAATGAAAtgggagaaggagaagaagggtcGAGACTCGATAGATATATACCACATATTTAAATTCTGGGCAttttacataataataataataataagattaaataaaATATTGTGCCTTTCCTAAATTATTCACCAACATTAATTTTCTATTATACAATGCCGAATTTAACTATGTCGTCTCCCCCACACACTCTCACTCCCACACCCTCACCTCCCAC from the Humulus lupulus chromosome X, drHumLupu1.1, whole genome shotgun sequence genome contains:
- the LOC133803262 gene encoding ferredoxin-thioredoxin reductase catalytic chain, chloroplastic — its product is MTVQASSSFTVGIPSFPVRTARSRHSFVIRAKVEPSEKSVELMRKFSEQYARRSGTYFCVDKGVTSVVIKGLADHKDQLGAPLCPCRHYDDKAAEVGQGFWNCPCVPMRERKECHCMLFLTSDNDFAGQEQAITLEEIKESTANM